The Streptomyces sp. NBC_00306 sequence CGGCCCTCCTCCGTAGCATCGAGGCGACGGAGGAGGGGCATGAACGTGCTGAGCAGCAGAGGGACCGCGTGGCCCACGCGGGAGTCGCTGTCCCGGATCGGTGTGCCGCGCACCCGCGCGGTCCTCGACGGCATCGTGCTCGCCGCACTGGCCACCTGGGCGCTGGCCGGCTCCTACGCCTCGGGCGCCTTCAGCGGCCTGGAGACGGTCCTGCCGCCCGTCGGGCTGCTGCTCTGCGCCGGCGCCTTCCTCGCTTTCCACGAGACGACCCTCAAGCACCGGCTGCTGCCGTCCCTCGGCATGCTGCTCGTCCTCGCCGGGGTGGGCTGGGGGGCGTACGCGGAGGGTGCCGAGGTGGCCGCGGCCGTCCCGTGGATCACGGCGGCCATCCTGGCGATGGAGCGGCTGCCGCTCGCGTACGGCCTGGCCACCGGGGTGCTGATGGTCGGCTCCTTCGCGATGATGCAGCAGGGCGGACCGCTCGGCTCGGTCATCACCGTCGCCGCGATCCTCTTCGGCGGCTATTCGCTCCGGCTGGACGGGCAGGCCCGCGGTGCGGGGTTCCGGCTGCTCGCACAGGAGCGGGCCGCGCGCGAGGCCGAGGCCGTCTCGGCGGCTCTCGGGGAACGCGCGCGGATCGCCAGGGAGATCCACGACGTCCTCGCCCACAGTCTCTCCGCGCAGCTCGTGCACCTGGAGGCCGCCCGGATCCAGATCGAGAGAGAGCCGGAAGGGCCCTTCCGTGACCGGATCCTGGAGCGGGTGGTCGCGGCCCGCGGCATGGCGCGCGAAGGGCTCGCCGAGACCAGACAGGCGCTGTCCGCGCTCCGTGGCGAGATGGTGCCCGTCGAGGACTTCCTGCGGGAGCCGGCCGTCGCCGACGGAGCCGCGACCGAGGTGAGGGGCGCCCCGAGGCTGCTGACCGCCGAGGCTTCACAAGCTGTACGCAGAGTGGCCCAGGAGGCCCTCACGAACGCGCGCAAGCACGCCCCCGGCGCCACGGTGCGGGTGCTGCTCGCCTACGAGACGGACCACGTGATGCTGGAAGTACGGGATTCGGGCACGGCCGAGAAGACGGGCGAGCTCGGGGCCTCCGGGTCCGGGTACGGTCTGCTGGGAATGCGCGAGCGGGCCGAACTCCTCGGCGGCAGCCTGGAGG is a genomic window containing:
- a CDS encoding sensor histidine kinase — encoded protein: MNVLSSRGTAWPTRESLSRIGVPRTRAVLDGIVLAALATWALAGSYASGAFSGLETVLPPVGLLLCAGAFLAFHETTLKHRLLPSLGMLLVLAGVGWGAYAEGAEVAAAVPWITAAILAMERLPLAYGLATGVLMVGSFAMMQQGGPLGSVITVAAILFGGYSLRLDGQARGAGFRLLAQERAAREAEAVSAALGERARIAREIHDVLAHSLSAQLVHLEAARIQIEREPEGPFRDRILERVVAARGMAREGLAETRQALSALRGEMVPVEDFLREPAVADGAATEVRGAPRLLTAEASQAVRRVAQEALTNARKHAPGATVRVLLAYETDHVMLEVRDSGTAEKTGELGASGSGYGLLGMRERAELLGGSLEAGPEGEGFVVRLRVPA